A single window of Streptomyces cathayae DNA harbors:
- a CDS encoding TIGR02234 family membrane protein: MEYVTAVPPPRSEAAGPARAGRLSLAVALLCGALGAAVTLLATRQQWSQGTATVAGGAFPLTANGSDVTGVPASLAVVGLAALVAVFAVRRTGRLAVAALLALSGAGIVTAALLGASDSSALDDKAAEVSGDTSATVAALSHTAWPYVAAVGGLLLLLAGALALRHGRLWPAMSGRYERGDAARPRRAAAVDPDRPEELWKALDRGEDPTGT, from the coding sequence GTGGAGTACGTGACTGCTGTACCTCCCCCTCGTTCTGAGGCCGCCGGTCCCGCCCGCGCCGGCCGCCTCAGTCTCGCCGTCGCCCTGCTGTGCGGGGCCCTGGGCGCGGCCGTGACCCTGCTCGCCACCCGGCAGCAGTGGTCCCAGGGCACCGCCACGGTGGCCGGCGGCGCCTTCCCCCTGACCGCCAACGGCAGTGACGTCACCGGCGTCCCCGCTTCCCTCGCCGTGGTGGGTCTGGCCGCGCTGGTCGCCGTCTTCGCCGTCCGGCGGACCGGCCGCCTCGCCGTCGCCGCGCTGCTCGCCCTGTCCGGCGCGGGCATCGTCACGGCCGCCCTGCTCGGCGCCTCCGACAGCTCCGCGCTCGACGACAAGGCCGCCGAGGTCTCCGGCGACACCTCCGCCACGGTGGCGGCCCTCAGCCACACGGCCTGGCCCTACGTCGCGGCCGTGGGCGGACTGCTGCTCCTGCTGGCCGGCGCGCTCGCCCTGCGCCACGGCAGGCTGTGGCCCGCGATGTCCGGCCGCTACGAGCGCGGCGACGCCGCCCGGCCACGCCGCGCGGCCGCCGTCGATCCCGACCGGCCCGAGGAACTGTGGAAGGCCCTCGACCGCGGGGAGGACCCGACCGGGACCTGA
- a CDS encoding HGxxPAAW family protein, giving the protein MAGSSHGHTPAAWTGVIIAFIGFCVASLFMVVSSPVGFWAGIGIALLGGAVGGIMSKMGMGKPQHVHPLNQAGGDREPVRAES; this is encoded by the coding sequence ATGGCGGGCAGCAGCCACGGTCACACCCCGGCCGCCTGGACCGGTGTCATCATCGCCTTCATCGGTTTCTGCGTCGCGAGCCTGTTCATGGTGGTGAGCTCGCCGGTCGGCTTCTGGGCGGGCATCGGCATCGCGCTGCTCGGCGGGGCCGTCGGCGGGATCATGAGCAAGATGGGTATGGGCAAGCCGCAGCACGTCCACCCCCTGAACCAGGCCGGCGGCGACCGCGAGCCGGTCCGCGCCGAGAGCTGA
- a CDS encoding DUF2752 domain-containing protein, translating to MLPVNAVSPHTPGTPGTPGTTPRVPRAPRGRAARLALPAGALAAVAGAFAYVGAVDPNEPGHYPACPLLRLTGLYCPGCGGLRSAHAVVHGDLLAALQANAPAVLGYAALAVLWTVWVARAARGKPLRIDPPSALLWSLGALVLVFTVVRNLPFGGWLHP from the coding sequence ATGCTCCCTGTGAACGCCGTCAGCCCCCACACGCCCGGCACGCCCGGCACGCCCGGCACCACCCCCCGCGTGCCCCGAGCGCCTCGCGGCAGGGCCGCACGCCTGGCCCTGCCCGCCGGGGCGCTCGCCGCCGTCGCCGGAGCCTTCGCCTACGTCGGAGCGGTGGACCCCAACGAACCCGGCCACTACCCCGCCTGCCCGCTGCTGCGCCTCACCGGCCTGTACTGCCCCGGCTGCGGCGGGCTGCGCAGCGCCCACGCCGTCGTCCACGGCGACCTCCTGGCGGCCCTCCAGGCCAACGCGCCCGCCGTCCTCGGCTACGCGGCCCTCGCCGTGCTCTGGACCGTATGGGTGGCCCGCGCGGCGCGCGGCAAGCCCCTGCGCATCGACCCCCCCTCCGCGCTCCTGTGGTCCCTGGGGGCGCTGGTGCTGGTCTTCACGGTGGTCCGGAACCTGCCGTTCGGCGGCTGGCTGCACCCTTGA
- the trpC gene encoding indole-3-glycerol phosphate synthase TrpC has product MSVLDEIIDGVRADLAERQARVSLDELKERVAKAPAAKDGVAALRGEGVKVICEVKRSSPSKGALAAIADPAGLAADYEAGGAAVISVLTEQRRFGGSLADLEAVRARVDIPVLRKDFIVTSYQLWEARAHGADLALLIVAALDQPALESLIERAESIGLTPLVEAHDEEEAERAIDAGAKVIGINARNLKTLEVDRGTFERIAPELPDHLVKVAESGVRGPHDLIAYANAGADAVLVGESLVTGRDPKTAVADLVAAGEHPALRHGRS; this is encoded by the coding sequence GTGAGTGTGCTCGACGAGATCATCGACGGAGTCCGTGCCGACCTCGCGGAGCGTCAGGCGCGGGTGAGCCTCGACGAGCTCAAGGAGCGCGTGGCCAAGGCTCCCGCGGCCAAGGACGGCGTGGCCGCCCTGCGGGGCGAGGGCGTCAAGGTGATCTGCGAGGTCAAGCGCTCCAGCCCGTCCAAGGGCGCGCTCGCCGCGATCGCCGACCCGGCCGGACTCGCCGCCGACTACGAGGCGGGCGGCGCGGCCGTCATCTCCGTCCTCACCGAACAGCGCCGCTTCGGCGGCTCGCTGGCCGACCTGGAGGCGGTCCGCGCGCGTGTGGACATCCCCGTCCTGCGCAAGGACTTCATCGTCACCTCGTACCAGCTCTGGGAGGCGCGGGCGCACGGCGCCGACCTCGCGCTGCTCATCGTCGCCGCCCTCGACCAGCCGGCCCTGGAGTCGCTGATCGAGCGCGCCGAGTCCATCGGACTCACCCCGCTCGTCGAGGCGCACGACGAGGAGGAGGCCGAGCGCGCGATCGACGCGGGAGCCAAGGTCATCGGCATCAACGCGCGCAACCTCAAGACCCTCGAGGTCGACCGCGGCACCTTCGAGCGGATCGCCCCCGAGCTCCCGGACCACCTCGTCAAGGTCGCCGAGTCCGGCGTCCGAGGCCCGCACGACCTGATCGCCTACGCCAACGCCGGCGCCGACGCCGTCCTGGTCGGCGAGTCCCTGGTCACCGGCCGCGACCCGAAGACGGCGGTCGCCGACCTGGTGGCGGCGGGCGAGCACCCGGCGCTGCGGCACGGCCGCAGCTGA
- the trpM gene encoding tryptophan biosynthesis modulator TrpM: MPLPITLTARDPYARLARGCRPRGCRAPARRVHGRRVRYVIGDEPGQVNGMRWQRPFQGRGTVSEHVRLRRADATSRPRPAGA, encoded by the coding sequence ATGCCACTCCCGATCACCCTGACCGCCAGGGACCCGTACGCGCGCCTCGCCCGTGGCTGCCGCCCGCGCGGCTGCCGCGCGCCCGCGCGCCGGGTCCACGGGCGCCGGGTCCGGTACGTGATCGGGGACGAGCCGGGACAGGTCAACGGCATGCGATGGCAGCGCCCCTTCCAGGGGCGCGGGACCGTGTCCGAACACGTGCGGCTGCGGCGCGCGGACGCGACGAGCCGCCCACGGCCCGCAGGGGCCTGA
- the trpB gene encoding tryptophan synthase subunit beta: MSSQFFIPDPEGRTPSAEGYFGAFGGKFIPEALVAAVDEVAVEYDKAKTDPEFARELDDLLMNYTGRPSALTEVPRFAEHAGGARVFLKREDLNHTGSHKINNVLGQALLTRRMGKTRVIAETGAGQHGVATATACALFGLDCTVYMGEIDTRRQALNVARMRMLGAEVIAVKSGSRTLKDAINEAFRDWVANVDTTHYLFGTVAGPHPFPGLVRDFHRVIGVETRRQLLERAGRLPDAAVACVGGGSNAIGLFHAFIPDASVRLIGCEPAGRGIESGEHAATLTAGEPGILHGSRSYVLQDDEGQITEPYSISAGLDYPGIGPEHAYLKDSGRGEYRAVTDDAAMQALRLLSRTEGIIPAIESAHALAGALEVGRELGRDGLIVVNLSGRGDKDMDTAARYFGLYDTDPAATTATTDGTVAADADADAAEIERDAK, translated from the coding sequence ATGTCCAGCCAGTTCTTCATCCCCGACCCGGAGGGTCGCACCCCCAGCGCCGAAGGCTACTTCGGAGCGTTCGGCGGCAAGTTCATCCCGGAGGCGCTCGTCGCCGCCGTGGACGAGGTCGCCGTCGAGTACGACAAGGCCAAGACCGACCCCGAGTTCGCCCGCGAACTCGACGACCTGCTGATGAACTACACCGGCCGCCCGAGCGCCCTCACCGAGGTGCCGCGCTTCGCCGAACACGCCGGTGGCGCCCGGGTCTTCCTCAAGCGAGAGGACCTCAACCACACCGGCTCCCACAAGATCAACAACGTGCTGGGCCAGGCGCTGCTCACCCGGCGCATGGGCAAGACCCGGGTCATCGCCGAGACCGGCGCCGGCCAGCACGGCGTCGCCACCGCCACCGCCTGCGCCCTGTTCGGCCTCGACTGCACCGTCTACATGGGCGAGATCGACACCCGGCGCCAGGCCCTCAACGTGGCCCGGATGCGCATGCTCGGCGCCGAGGTCATCGCCGTGAAGTCCGGCAGCCGCACCCTCAAGGACGCCATCAACGAGGCGTTCCGCGACTGGGTCGCCAACGTCGACACCACGCACTACCTCTTCGGCACCGTCGCCGGACCCCACCCCTTCCCCGGCCTGGTGCGCGACTTCCACCGCGTCATCGGCGTCGAGACCCGCCGTCAGCTCCTGGAGCGCGCCGGACGGCTGCCCGACGCCGCCGTCGCCTGCGTCGGCGGCGGCTCCAACGCCATCGGACTCTTCCACGCCTTCATCCCGGACGCCTCGGTACGGCTGATCGGCTGCGAACCGGCGGGCCGCGGCATCGAGAGCGGCGAGCACGCGGCCACCCTCACCGCGGGCGAGCCCGGCATCCTGCACGGCTCGCGCTCCTACGTCCTCCAGGACGACGAGGGCCAGATCACCGAGCCGTACTCCATCTCGGCCGGGCTCGACTACCCGGGCATCGGACCCGAGCACGCCTACCTCAAGGACTCCGGCCGCGGCGAGTACCGCGCGGTCACCGACGACGCCGCCATGCAGGCGCTGCGGCTGCTGTCACGCACCGAGGGCATCATCCCGGCGATCGAGAGCGCCCACGCGCTGGCCGGTGCCCTGGAGGTCGGCAGGGAGCTCGGCCGGGACGGGCTGATCGTGGTCAACCTGTCCGGCCGGGGCGACAAGGACATGGACACCGCCGCCCGCTACTTCGGGCTGTACGACACGGACCCCGCCGCCACCACCGCCACCACGGACGGGACCGTCGCCGCCGACGCGGACGCCGACGCCGCCGAGATCGAGAGGGACGCCAAGTGA
- the trpA gene encoding tryptophan synthase subunit alpha, whose translation MSGNVQLLSDTLATARSEGRAALIAYLPAGFPTVDGGIDAVKAVIDGGADVVEVGLPHSDPVLDGPVIQTADDIALRGGVRIADALRTVREAHRATGKPILVMTYWNPVDRYGVERFAAELAEAGGAGCILPDLPVQESALWREHADKHGLATVFVVAPSSKDERLAEITAAGSGFVYAASLMGVTGTRESVGTQAEDLVARARASRADLPVCVGIGVSDAAQAAEVARFADGVIVGSAFVKRMLDAPDPAAGVQAVRELAGELAKGVRGQV comes from the coding sequence GTGAGCGGGAACGTACAGCTGCTGAGCGACACCCTCGCCACGGCCAGGTCCGAGGGCCGGGCCGCCCTCATCGCCTACCTCCCGGCCGGGTTCCCGACCGTCGACGGCGGCATCGACGCCGTCAAGGCCGTCATCGACGGCGGCGCCGACGTCGTGGAGGTGGGCCTGCCGCACAGCGACCCCGTCCTCGACGGGCCCGTCATCCAGACCGCCGACGACATCGCCCTGCGCGGCGGCGTCCGGATCGCCGACGCGCTGCGCACGGTCCGGGAGGCGCACCGGGCCACCGGGAAGCCGATCCTCGTCATGACGTACTGGAACCCCGTCGACCGCTACGGCGTCGAGCGGTTCGCCGCCGAACTCGCCGAGGCGGGCGGTGCCGGGTGCATCCTGCCCGACCTGCCCGTCCAGGAGTCGGCGCTGTGGCGGGAACACGCCGACAAGCACGGGCTCGCCACCGTCTTCGTCGTCGCGCCCAGCAGCAAGGACGAGCGGCTCGCCGAGATCACCGCGGCGGGCAGCGGCTTCGTCTACGCGGCGTCCCTCATGGGGGTCACCGGCACCCGCGAGTCGGTCGGCACGCAGGCCGAGGACCTCGTGGCACGCGCCCGGGCGAGCCGCGCCGACCTGCCGGTGTGCGTCGGGATCGGCGTCTCCGACGCGGCCCAGGCCGCCGAGGTCGCCCGCTTCGCCGACGGTGTGATCGTCGGCTCCGCCTTCGTCAAGCGGATGCTGGACGCCCCCGACCCGGCCGCCGGGGTCCAGGCGGTGCGGGAGCTGGCCGGTGAACTCGCCAAGGGCGTCCGCGGACAGGTGTGA
- a CDS encoding DsbA family protein — protein sequence MSEKNREGKRTARERLAVEREKQKTVDRRRRTLIVGASVVCVLALAAVIGVVAANAGKDDGSEEAGPVVAPSGALGKDSLAIPVGKENAKSTLTVWEDFRCPACKSFELAYRPTLHELTESGQLKIEYHLVTLIDGNMGGTGSRNSANAAACAQDVGKFTEYHDVLFDNQPQETDDAFADKGKLLELAGKVDGLDTPAFRSCVEDGTHNSWVGKSQEAFQKGRFPGTPTVLLGDKNIYQDRTMTPAKLKEMVQKADQGEKADQGQKTDQGR from the coding sequence GTGAGCGAGAAGAATCGTGAGGGAAAGCGCACCGCCCGGGAGCGGCTGGCGGTCGAGCGCGAGAAGCAGAAGACGGTGGACAGGCGCCGCCGCACCCTGATCGTGGGTGCGAGCGTGGTCTGTGTCCTGGCGCTCGCGGCAGTGATCGGAGTCGTCGCGGCCAACGCCGGAAAGGACGACGGGAGTGAAGAGGCCGGCCCGGTGGTGGCGCCCTCGGGGGCCCTCGGCAAGGACAGCCTCGCCATCCCGGTCGGCAAGGAGAACGCCAAGTCCACGCTCACCGTGTGGGAGGACTTCCGCTGCCCCGCCTGCAAGTCCTTCGAGCTGGCGTACCGCCCGACCCTGCATGAGCTGACCGAGTCCGGCCAGCTGAAGATCGAGTACCACCTGGTCACGCTCATCGACGGCAACATGGGCGGCACCGGCTCCCGCAACTCCGCCAACGCGGCCGCCTGCGCCCAGGACGTCGGCAAGTTCACCGAGTACCACGACGTGCTGTTCGACAACCAGCCCCAGGAGACGGACGACGCCTTCGCCGACAAGGGCAAGCTCCTCGAGCTGGCGGGCAAGGTGGACGGTCTCGACACGCCCGCCTTCCGCAGCTGCGTGGAGGACGGTACGCACAACAGCTGGGTCGGAAAGTCCCAGGAGGCCTTCCAGAAGGGCCGTTTCCCGGGCACCCCGACCGTCCTGCTCGGTGACAAGAACATCTACCAGGACCGGACGATGACGCCGGCGAAGCTGAAGGAGATGGTCCAGAAGGCCGATCAGGGGGAGAAGGCCGACCAGGGCCAGAAGACCGATCAGGGGCGGTAG
- the lgt gene encoding prolipoprotein diacylglyceryl transferase translates to MELAYIPSPSSGVLYLGPVPLRGYAFSILVGLFVALWIVDRRWVARGGQKGTAWDIAFWAIPFGLVGGRLYHVITDYQLYFGEGRDWVDAFKIWEGGLGIWGAVALGALGAWIGCRRRGIALPPYADAVAPGLALAQAIGRWGNWFNQELYGRETDLPWALHITSTEGGRVPGYYHPTFLYESLWCVGVALLVIWADRRFKLGHGRAFALYVAAYCAGRFWIEYMRVDEAHDILGLRLNNWTAMIVFVLAVVYIVVSAKKRPGREDVVEPGAAAAFDGAADASGGTGTGEKGKADSPEAKGDAEPTEDTEAGGDAKAEEAAKNAKNAKSAKGKEDAEAGDDAEADSGGARSKDGAGSAKKS, encoded by the coding sequence ATGGAACTTGCCTATATTCCCAGCCCGTCGAGCGGGGTGCTGTACCTGGGCCCCGTCCCGCTGCGCGGCTATGCCTTCAGTATCCTCGTCGGCCTCTTCGTCGCCCTCTGGATCGTCGACCGCCGGTGGGTGGCCCGCGGTGGTCAGAAGGGCACCGCCTGGGACATCGCGTTCTGGGCCATCCCGTTCGGTCTGGTCGGTGGCCGTCTCTACCACGTCATCACCGATTACCAGCTCTACTTCGGCGAGGGCCGCGACTGGGTCGACGCCTTCAAGATCTGGGAGGGCGGCCTGGGCATCTGGGGAGCCGTCGCCCTGGGCGCCCTGGGCGCCTGGATCGGCTGCCGTCGCCGGGGCATCGCCCTGCCGCCGTACGCCGACGCCGTGGCCCCCGGGCTGGCGCTGGCGCAGGCGATCGGACGCTGGGGCAACTGGTTCAACCAGGAGCTCTACGGGCGGGAGACGGATCTTCCCTGGGCCCTGCACATCACGTCCACGGAGGGCGGCCGGGTACCGGGGTACTACCACCCGACGTTCCTGTACGAGTCGCTGTGGTGCGTCGGTGTCGCCCTGCTGGTCATCTGGGCGGACCGCCGCTTCAAGCTCGGGCACGGGCGGGCGTTCGCGCTGTACGTCGCGGCGTACTGCGCGGGCCGGTTCTGGATCGAGTACATGCGCGTCGACGAGGCCCACGACATCCTGGGCCTGCGGTTGAACAACTGGACCGCGATGATCGTCTTCGTGCTCGCGGTGGTCTACATCGTGGTGTCGGCGAAGAAGCGGCCGGGACGCGAGGACGTGGTGGAACCGGGCGCGGCTGCCGCCTTTGACGGTGCGGCCGACGCCTCCGGCGGGACCGGGACCGGGGAGAAGGGCAAGGCGGACTCCCCGGAGGCGAAGGGCGACGCCGAGCCGACGGAGGACACCGAGGCGGGCGGGGACGCCAAGGCCGAGGAAGCCGCCAAGAACGCCAAGAACGCCAAGAGCGCCAAGGGCAAGGAAGACGCCGAGGCCGGGGACGATGCCGAGGCGGATTCCGGGGGCGCCCGCTCCAAGGACGGGGCCGGGTCGGCGAAGAAGAGCTGA
- a CDS encoding HpcH/HpaI aldolase/citrate lyase family protein, whose product MPETPAKAPLTWLYAPGDRPRVVAKALGCGADVVVIDLEDAVAPDRKAYARAATAELLRDPQPLPVHVRLNALTGPWGEADLAAVAPAPGLAGLRLPKVSSPADVTGAARRAVSARGGTLPLYALLETALGIERAHAVATAHPSLRGISIGEADLRADLGVRDDAGLDWSRSRVVVAARAAGLAPPTQSVHPDTRDLDGLLASCVRGRDLGFLGRAAIHPRQLPVIERAYLPTEQEVEQAERIVKAAVGERGAQALPDGCFIDAAVVTAARCVLSLARRT is encoded by the coding sequence GTGCCGGAGACACCGGCGAAAGCCCCGCTGACCTGGCTCTACGCCCCCGGTGACCGGCCGCGGGTGGTGGCGAAGGCCCTCGGCTGCGGGGCCGACGTGGTGGTGATCGACCTGGAGGACGCGGTCGCCCCCGACCGCAAGGCGTACGCCCGTGCCGCCACCGCCGAGTTACTGCGCGACCCGCAGCCGCTCCCGGTCCACGTCCGCCTCAACGCCCTGACCGGTCCCTGGGGCGAGGCCGACCTCGCCGCCGTCGCCCCGGCCCCGGGACTGGCCGGCCTCCGGTTGCCCAAGGTGTCCTCCCCCGCCGACGTCACAGGGGCCGCGCGGCGGGCCGTGTCCGCCCGCGGCGGGACGCTCCCCCTGTACGCGCTGCTGGAGACGGCCCTCGGCATCGAACGGGCGCACGCCGTGGCCACCGCCCACCCGTCCCTGCGCGGCATCTCGATCGGCGAGGCGGACCTACGGGCCGACCTGGGCGTACGGGACGACGCGGGCCTCGACTGGTCCCGCTCCCGGGTGGTGGTCGCCGCGCGGGCGGCGGGTCTGGCCCCGCCGACCCAGTCCGTCCACCCGGACACCCGCGACCTGGACGGCCTGCTCGCCTCCTGCGTCCGCGGCCGCGACCTGGGCTTCCTGGGCCGCGCCGCCATCCACCCCCGGCAGCTGCCGGTCATCGAGCGCGCCTATCTGCCGACGGAGCAGGAGGTCGAGCAGGCGGAGCGGATCGTCAAGGCGGCGGTCGGCGAACGGGGCGCCCAGGCCCTTCCCGACGGCTGCTTCATCGACGCGGCGGTGGTGACGGCCGCCCGGTGCGTCCTGTCCCTGGCCCGCCGGACCTGA
- a CDS encoding CaiB/BaiF CoA transferase family protein: MTRPTAPAPTAGPPLTGLRVLDLATLFAGPLAATLLGDFGAEVVKVEHPRKPDPSRGHGPSKNGVGLWWKLLGRNKRTITLDLSTAGGRATLLRLAGTADVIIENFRPGTLEKWDLGWPELSAANPRLVLARVTGFGQFGPYAHRPGFGTLAEAMSGFAAITGEPDAPPTLPPFGLADSIAGLTTAYAVLTALAGRERTGEGQVVDMALIEPILTALGPQPTWYDQLGHVQPRTGNRSQNNAPRGTYLTADGTWVAVSTSAQSVAERVMRLVGRPELIGEPWFATGAGRARHADTLDEAVGGWIARRTRTDVLAAFEKAEAAVAPVQDVRDVMTDSQYQALNTITTVDDPELGPLRMQNVLFRLSHTPGAIRWAGRPHGADTDEVLTELGLTPAELTALRAEGAL, encoded by the coding sequence ATGACCCGGCCCACCGCCCCCGCCCCCACCGCCGGCCCTCCGCTGACCGGCCTGCGCGTCCTGGACCTCGCCACCCTCTTCGCCGGGCCCCTCGCCGCGACCCTGCTCGGCGACTTCGGCGCCGAGGTCGTCAAGGTCGAGCACCCGAGGAAACCGGACCCCTCCCGCGGCCACGGACCGTCGAAGAACGGCGTGGGGCTGTGGTGGAAGCTGCTCGGCCGCAACAAACGGACCATCACCCTCGATCTGTCCACGGCCGGCGGCCGGGCGACCCTGCTGCGCCTCGCCGGGACCGCCGACGTGATCATCGAGAACTTCCGGCCGGGCACCCTGGAGAAGTGGGACCTGGGCTGGCCCGAACTGTCCGCCGCCAACCCCCGGCTGGTCCTGGCCCGGGTCACCGGATTCGGCCAGTTCGGCCCGTACGCCCATCGCCCCGGCTTCGGCACCCTCGCCGAGGCGATGAGCGGCTTCGCCGCCATCACCGGTGAACCGGACGCGCCCCCGACGCTGCCGCCGTTCGGACTGGCCGACTCCATCGCGGGCCTGACCACGGCGTACGCGGTGCTGACCGCGCTCGCCGGGCGCGAGCGCACCGGCGAGGGCCAGGTCGTCGACATGGCCCTCATCGAACCGATCCTCACCGCGCTCGGCCCGCAGCCGACCTGGTACGACCAGCTGGGCCATGTCCAGCCCCGCACCGGGAACCGCTCCCAGAACAACGCCCCGCGCGGCACCTACCTCACCGCCGACGGCACCTGGGTCGCCGTCTCCACCTCGGCCCAGTCGGTCGCCGAGCGGGTGATGCGGCTGGTGGGACGGCCCGAACTGATCGGCGAACCGTGGTTCGCCACCGGCGCCGGCCGGGCCCGGCACGCGGACACGCTGGACGAGGCCGTGGGCGGATGGATCGCCCGCCGCACCCGCACCGACGTGCTCGCGGCCTTCGAGAAGGCCGAGGCCGCGGTGGCCCCCGTCCAGGACGTACGGGACGTGATGACCGACTCGCAGTACCAGGCCCTGAACACCATCACCACGGTCGACGATCCGGAGCTGGGCCCGCTGCGCATGCAGAACGTCCTCTTCCGGCTCTCCCACACCCCCGGCGCGATCCGCTGGGCGGGCCGCCCGCACGGCGCGGACACCGACGAGGTCCTGACCGAGCTGGGGCTCACCCCGGCCGAGCTGACGGCGCTGCGCGCGGAGGGCGCACTGTGA
- a CDS encoding ADP-ribosylglycohydrolase family protein, producing the protein MLRLTWVQPEDLIGHELRQAAQDGRAPSAVAARWRAAGGPEAPLRAGASPRPASRYLRLLAGDLLDELADLPSGLADDEPTDLAAIKSLCPDWPSPAGTRPPAPGHADADHTDADHRRTGRLEAAWLGRAVGCLLGKPVEKLPLDGIRLLARATGNWPLNGYFTARGVPGELAARYPWNRRSAATSLAENIDGMPEDDDLDYPLLNLLLLQRYGRNFTTADVARLWLDELPAGRAFTAERIAYRNLLSGLEPPRTARHRNPFREWIGALIRADVHGWTNPGDPAGAAEQAHRDAILTHTANGVYAAMFAAAAIATAAAEPGATGSGSGQDVHACLRAGLAVVPPRSRLARAVRHAVRLAHEHDDFADVVDAIHARHADVHWVHAVPNTALIAAALTHADGDFTGAICRTVSGGLDTDSAGATVGGIAALLAGSPAALPERWTAPLKNRLATSVGTFDGIGFDTLARLTHLEASRP; encoded by the coding sequence GTGCTCCGACTGACCTGGGTCCAGCCGGAGGACCTGATCGGCCACGAGCTGCGCCAGGCGGCCCAGGACGGCAGGGCGCCCTCGGCCGTCGCGGCCCGCTGGCGCGCGGCGGGCGGCCCCGAGGCCCCGCTCCGCGCCGGCGCCTCCCCGCGCCCGGCCTCCCGCTACCTCAGGCTGCTGGCCGGGGACCTCCTGGACGAACTGGCCGACCTGCCCAGCGGCCTGGCGGACGACGAGCCGACGGACCTCGCCGCGATCAAGTCCCTGTGCCCCGACTGGCCCTCCCCCGCCGGCACCCGTCCACCGGCCCCCGGCCACGCCGACGCCGACCACACCGACGCGGACCACCGCCGTACCGGCCGCCTCGAAGCCGCCTGGCTCGGCCGGGCCGTCGGCTGCCTGCTCGGCAAGCCCGTGGAGAAGCTCCCCCTCGACGGCATCCGCCTGCTCGCCCGGGCCACCGGGAACTGGCCCCTGAACGGCTACTTCACCGCCCGCGGAGTCCCCGGGGAACTGGCCGCCCGGTACCCCTGGAACCGTCGTTCCGCGGCCACGTCCCTCGCCGAGAACATCGACGGCATGCCCGAGGACGACGACCTCGACTACCCGCTCCTCAACCTGCTGCTGCTCCAGCGGTACGGCAGGAACTTCACCACCGCGGACGTGGCCCGGCTCTGGCTGGACGAACTCCCGGCGGGCCGCGCCTTCACCGCCGAACGCATCGCCTACCGCAACCTCCTGAGCGGCCTGGAGCCCCCGCGCACTGCCCGGCACCGCAATCCGTTCCGCGAGTGGATCGGCGCCCTGATCCGCGCCGACGTGCACGGCTGGACCAACCCGGGGGACCCGGCGGGCGCGGCGGAACAGGCCCATCGCGACGCGATCCTCACCCACACCGCCAACGGCGTCTACGCCGCGATGTTCGCCGCGGCCGCCATCGCCACCGCCGCCGCGGAACCGGGCGCCACCGGCAGCGGCAGCGGCCAGGACGTCCATGCCTGTCTGCGGGCCGGTCTCGCCGTCGTACCGCCCCGCTCCCGGCTCGCCCGCGCCGTGCGCCACGCCGTGCGACTGGCGCACGAGCACGACGACTTCGCGGACGTCGTCGACGCGATCCACGCCCGGCACGCGGACGTCCACTGGGTGCACGCCGTGCCCAACACCGCGCTGATCGCCGCCGCCCTCACCCACGCGGACGGCGACTTCACCGGCGCGATCTGCCGCACCGTCTCGGGGGGACTCGACACGGACTCGGCCGGCGCGACCGTCGGCGGCATCGCCGCCCTCCTCGCCGGCTCCCCCGCCGCGCTCCCCGAACGCTGGACGGCCCCGCTGAAGAACCGGCTGGCCACCTCCGTCGGCACCTTCGACGGCATCGGCTTCGACACCCTGGCCCGTCTGACCCACCTGGAGGCCTCCCGCCCATGA